TCTTTGTGCTCCATCAAAACCTCGAACtatggtccctgaaggcctcagcttgatGTCTTGCAATCCCAGCTTTTCCAAGGTgctccaaggacagatattaagcgCGGATCCATTATCAATCAAAACCTTCGGCAGCCTTTTCCCATTGCACCTAACAACTATGTACAGGGCcttgttatgtccaatgccttccGCCGGCAATTCATCGTCAGAAAAAGTAATTTGCTTGGTGAATAACACACTCCCAACCACGTGCGAAAAATTATCAACAGAAATGTCCCTAGGGATTTGAGCTTTAGTCAATACCTCGATCAACGCATCCCTATGCACATCTGAAGAAAAAAGTAAATCCAACATGGATATCTGGGCAGGTGACTTGCTTAGCTTCTCAATCACATTGTATTCACTTCTCTGGAGCCTTTTAAGAAAATCCAAGGCTTCCTTCTCAGTGATTGTTGGTTTGGCGGGTGGCTCGGAATTATTTGCTTGAATCGGAATGGTAGCTTCAAATGGACTTACGATTTTCCCTGATCTGGTGACCACTGACACTTCTTCCTTCGCGATTGACTTTTCCCCAATCTGTACAGTAGGTTCATTGTAATTCCATGGCACTTGTTGCAGACTCAGAACAGGCTCCTGCTTCGGGAATTCGATGATTACTGGCTCCAAAGCCTCACTCTCCGCTGGCGTGAGATCCAAAACAAAGGGCTTTTCGTCCTCTTCAAATGGCAATTCTATGACAAAGggttggtctgtgaccccaaacacttcagcttccCTTGTCAATTCTTTGACCGGTTCCACATACTCCGTATCATCCAGAATAACCCCAATGATATTGGCATGTTCCGGTAAAGGGTTCCTATTTACGTTCGGCCCTTGCGCCTCCCTTTTCCGGATTACAATCTCCCCGGCTTCAACCATATCTTGGATTTTATGCTTAAGCGCCTTGCAATCAAAGGTGGCATGTCCGGGGGccccagaatgataagcacagacagctTGTGGATTATACCACGCGGGCATGCCATATGGgtaggtaggagggggtactGTACTAATTTTCCCGGCGGCCTTCAActggtcatacaattggtccagaggcctgcctaaattggtGAATGTACGGCTAGGTggtcggttgtaaggttcaggaggttgaggatggttgtaaacaggtctatttggtggaggaaatcttaggttatatggagggcgaggtcggttttgaggtggatttggttgggaaatttgaaaaggggctgaaaGTGGGTTAGGATaacttgggcgaggtcgagggtggtggatgttggtgGTATATACAGGATGCGGGTTTGAGTAGTAAGGGTAATGTGGTTGGTAGGTTGGAttgtgttggtatcggggtcggggtgaagggttttggttccaaataaaggttgcatccccctccttctttttgaacggcggctttttcacattgcttccttgaccttgtaaagcatccaactgggatttgagagCAGAGACGTTGACAATTTTCCCGGCTCTTACAAAGTCATCaaactcttccaatttattcacaatggcagcaaatgaacaaccagtcatacggaaaatttcttcgaaatatggaggatcatgcgcctttatgaatgtgcgaataatttcatcctcggtcatcggaggctccactttcgcagctatctttctccatctcttggcatatgtcttatgatcttcagatggtcgcCTCTTCGTTCCTTCCAAAGTAGTTCGGGTTGGTGCCAGCTCacagttatactcatattgtCTGATGAAGGCATTGGACAGATCGAGCCAGGTCTTCACTTCCTCTGGCTTTAGGTTGGAATACCAATCGAGAGCATCCCCTTCTAAGCTTTCTGGAAATAATCTCAACGGCAAATTCTCGTCATCCACTGGCttgcccaacttgttagcaaacaaacGCAGGTGCGTCTTAGGGTTACCCgttccatcatatttgttgaacTTAGGGGTCTTGAACCCCACCGGTAGTTGTACGTTCGGAAATAGGCACAAATCATCATAATCCAACAccccttgtttgcttaaaccttggcttttccgaataaattcatcaaaacgatccaagcgtttaagtaacttcatatcaatctgggcagacgactctcccatttctggcttaTTTTGAAAAGTGTGCTCCGGCACCACGGGCTCCGCGGTAGTCTGATAAAAAACTGGTGGGTTCAAATGCAGGGTCGGATTGTcttgaggctgaaatccttgacCATAAGGAGGGTAGAAAGGAGGATTTTGAGTAAAAGCATATTGCGGGTTTACAGTTCCCTCAAACGTAGTTTGAAatggaggaataacaaatggttcggattgtgTTTGTGTGGCGGGTACAGGTtcaggttgcactccgctactaacgagctcatcaatcaacttcttctgagcggccatttccgatgccatttccccaaattttgtgagtaactctgtcaactgaaccccaggacttgcagcttccggctgggtagttgcgACGGCCTTATCAgatgattctggttgagtactcatgtctacacgattcctttgggctttacttcgggatcgcgtaataatggggcttttccgaaaagctattttgaaatttacctgagaatgcaaaagacttCTTTAGATAAATCAATGATTactgaatttctgcaatttattcaaaaaaaaagagaaaaaagaaaaagacatgagttagtaattattcaaacaattcggatgcatgtcttATTTGGggggccctttttgtgccaagggtaggcctagcatgatgcaacaccttcgaaatgggacccgtaatacaaacctgtttttgacaataatccaaaataagagcaaaagaaaagtcattttcattgataaacttgccaatatttacatcatgTCACGAAGACGATTCCGTACAAGATTACCAAAACTTCTGAACCTATCTAATACAGAGTCCTTTGTTTCCCTAGCATATGAAATTCTAACACATTCAGTTTGGTCATATAATTCTGCACATTTCCTTTTCAGCTCTTGACGCTTTCCTTGttcattttcatacaattgcttgTTTTGCTCGGCCATCCCTTTGTATGCTTCGGCAGACTTACTTAACTGCAGAATTTCCCTATCTTTTGCTTCGACAATGGCCTTTAACCTTTTCACCTCCTCAGCTGGctcatcttgaatttcttgcgcAGCGGATCCTCCTACCCAGTCTTCGTATTGTGAAGTCGTCAAACCCTTCTGCTTGAGCTCCGGGATGTATCTAAAACTCACGTCATCGGATAGCGTCACCCAGGCGTCAATAATCCGATCTTTCATAGGGATTTGATTTGGACACATTCCCCAGTTAAAAATAATGGTGACTTCGCTCATGTCAATTACGGGTGGTATTTCTTGGACACGCCCTAATTGTCTGAGAAACCTTTTTGGGGCGTACGCGGTAATCCCTTGAGTACCCAGTAGGAGAATGAATTCGGATGCCTGAGTGCGAAGAACGGGTTTAGTACAATCGGTCCAATCCAACACCCATCTAATATTTTGATCGGTCACGTTCTTCAAGAAATCCACAAACTCAGATGCATTACACGGCAGATTGTCTCTGTTAATTCTCTTGTGATGCGTGGTTATCCAGTTGTATGCGGACATTGGTAGACTCGATGAAATAGCCGATCGTCTCATGAAATGCTCCATTCCCCATATATGTAAGATCAAATTTGAACCACAAAAgaactttttccctttctgaCAGGTAGTGCAGGCTATGAAGATGTCGGCCAAAATGGTAGGAATAATGGAACACGGCCTATCATTAATTCCGAGAAACAAGTCATACAGGATTCTAGTGAGCTTGaaggctatctttttgtctttcctaGGAAAAAAGTAGGTTCCCGTCATGACTAAACCGTATACCCAGACTCTCTTTCGATCCCACGTTTCCTTGGAAGTAAACGAGAAATCCCCTTGATGCCTCTCAAAACCATCTCTTAGCGCAAATCGATCAAATAAGAACTtcgcctctatattttggtctgCCCCTTGTAGTACTGATTCCTTTAACCCAGTGAAACGGCAAAATTCAGCTTTGTTAGATACTAGCGGCAATACCACGGCAGTTCCTTGAATCGGCAAATTGAGAAATCCAGCGATTTCCTCAATTGTTATGGTCATCTCCCTTTTTCCAAGTCTAAAAGCAGAACAAATGGGGTCCCATAGATGCACCAAAGCTTCTACCAAATATCCATCGGACTTAATGTCCTTGAAATCCCCGATGTGTCCTAATCGATCGGCTATTTGGTTAACCTCATTGGGTGAGAGTAACGTGGGCCATCTTTGTACCTCCGGCGGCACTACTAACATCTGTTGCACTCGGCGAGGGCTTTCCATCTAGAAACCAAAACCGGAGTTAAATACCTTACCTACAGGTCCCATTTCTCTGgttaacaggaatttaaacgtgcaaatcccaaaaattgagttaaatacccatgggattTAGGTTGGCTTGTCCCTAATGCGGGattccctaagtggcattccctttctaaggcttatgcatgatgccattctTATCAAAGCAGGGAAAAATGCGATTTGAAATGAGacgtgacctaaggagccctttgtttgccagggtaagcctaaaatggtatgacattaatttatgaacaaaatataccgaaatttctaaacgtgcaatagcctatctataagggtaggtcctaaaagaggatcatgccagacctcttatttgctaatgtttgtgaatgcaatgggggcacaaaaccaagaaaagttagctcagtccgataaatacacataacacattgtaacaacgaaatcaacacaagggaataaagcaataaaaagaagaaaggggttggacccctcccctcgtgaatagtgtccctaatagggtaaggtcgactctaccctaggcaagctaaaatggatgcatgaggttagggttcactaatgcatctagactcaataagtcataggtccccgaaccttcagacttggaaaccaagggtcatcactcccaaggttccttgtcggtggctcgagcgattccccaggcgttgctacgcacacgtcgtgttacggctacccgtctgggcaaatctaaaaaaaatcctcaaccttcgactaaaaactaataggttatcaacctaaagtttaaagcggaagatcgagtgacccctcggatcatgctacgcacacgtcgtgatacgatcacatgtccaagtgggtcgcctaagaTCCTAATatggtggagtggcgtgacaagccactaaaagaaaaataaatgaagggtaaaaataattaaagtgtatgcgcgtatgctagtgctcgtttggaggggagggatcaagaaccaacgcgaggctctaaggtgacacacccccccaaatgcaatgcgagCGCGAggtaagcaagtaaacatacatccaatcaaccaatcatacattcgtgagtgagggagtaatTGGATACGCgtcaaatgcaaaaatcctaataaaaggaaaaatgcaatcctaaacacccaaatgtgatatatgaaaagattaaaagaagaaaaagattgattaaatcaaaattgctcggactctcgaatgtccccagtggagtcgccaactgtcgcgccccattttttgataaaataaataaatggtttaaaaatgtattttttgattcaatttgtgatttggaaaatgaattgtgatttaaaagaaaaatgggtctaaatgggggtttgagaatgcgacgatttgacccaaaattatagtttaaaaagggtttttttgaaataaaaaatcggagtcgccacttggtaatgagttaaggtgtaccaagtcacctaaaaatgaatttttaaagaaaaataggaaaaagtagtaagaaaccccttttaaacgactcctagtccacgtaaaccaacgaaaaaggttcgggagtcacatttgacgaaggggaaggcaaggataaaatccaaggcaccccttcgacctagccaaggctagttgcttaatttaatcaaagattttcttgttttaatcaaagaattt
This Coffea arabica cultivar ET-39 chromosome 3e, Coffea Arabica ET-39 HiFi, whole genome shotgun sequence DNA region includes the following protein-coding sequences:
- the LOC113737489 gene encoding uncharacterized protein, coding for MPAWYNPQAVCAYHSGAPGHATFDCKALKHKIQDMVEAGEIVIRKREAQGPNVNRNPLPEHANIIGVILDDTEYVEPVKELTREAEVFGVTDQPFVIELPFEEDEKPFVLDLTPAESEALEPVIIEFPKQEPVLSLQQVPWNYNEPTVQIGEKSIAKEEVSVVTRSGKIVSPFEATIPIQANNSEPPAKPTITEKEALDFLKRLQRSEYNVIEKLSKSPAQISMLDLLFSSDVHRDALIEVLTKAQIPRDISVDNFSHVVGSVLFTKQITFSDDELPAEGIGHNKALYIVVRCNGKRLPKVLIDNGSALNICPWSTLEKLGLQDIKLRPSGTIVRGFDGAQREPIGEVDLVVEMGPAQFQITCQVMHFPSVYNVLLGRPWIHKSGAVPSSLHQLLKFVVNDKLITIFAEEDCLVIIDSESKEEGSRSSTVTPHSTSDIVSVSWITKEEQALSRASVMMAKEMIRGGYEFDKGLGRDLQGILKPVEIVEKNDSFGLGFRPTAKDIREMKERKKAEKEGRFWLAGCMFLVVVQ